The Arcanobacterium wilhelmae region GGCAAAAAGTCCTCGGCGAACTCGCGCTCCACTACCCAGACCGATTCCCCCAAATATAAGAAAGAAGAAAACAAGCCACTTACACAAAAAACTTGACAGGCTCGTTTGAAACGATCACGTGGGACCAGGGCTCGGAAATGGCTCAAACCCCGTCCTTCACGATCGCGACAGGAGTGAAAGTGTTTTTCGCTGACCCCCACTCTCCCTGGCAGCGGCCCTCGAACGAGCGACTCAACCGTGACATCCGCGAGTACTTCCCCAAAGGAACGAACTTCGCCACCATCACCGATGCCCAAGTCCAAGAAGCCCAAGACGAACTCAACAACCGCGCCCGCGTCGTCCTCAAAGGCGCCACCCCACATGAGACACTAGCCCAACAACTAAATGATGCATTGACCGCCTGAACCCGCCGCAACCCCTCACCCAACTGATTGAGTTCTGCACACAACATCAGCAACGCCCAGACGCAAGCCGCACACCGGCGTCGCAAGCCGCACACCGGCGTCGGCGGGAAAACTTCTACGGGCGCAACTCGGCAGCCAAACGCACCTCGGTGCCGCCCTCAGGCCGGTTCGCCCACTCGATCGATCCCGCAAGCTCACCCTTGACCATCGTGCGGACGATCTGAGTACCCAAACCCGAACCCGGGCCCTTCTCACCGATCCCTGTGCCGTTGTCACACACCGTCACCACAAGCTCCTGGCCGAAGCGGCTCGCATCGATCTCGATCGTCGGATCAGCCTGACCATCACTCAACCCGTGCTCAATCGCATTCGACAGCACCTCATTCATCACCACGGCGAGCGCCGTGGCCTGCTCGGCCCGCACGCGGCCAAACGAGCCGTTGAACGTGGTGCGCACATCCACATCCGTCACCGCGGCGTCGCGAATCAGGCGCATCAACGGGACAAACAGGTGATCGAAATCCACCACCTCGTCGATCGTCTCCGACAGGCGCTCATGCACAAGCGCGATGGTGGACACGCGGCGCTGGGCGTTCGCCAGCGCGTCTGCCGTCTCCTTATTCGTCGCGCGCCGACCCTGAAGCCGAAGCAGCGCGGAAACCGTTTGCAGATTATTCTTCACGCGATGATTAATTTCGCGAATCGTGGCATCTTTCGTCATCAGCTCGCGCTCTTGACGGCGAAGCTCCGAAATATCGCGGCACAAGATCACGGCTCCGGTGCGTTTGCCCTGGTAAAGCAGCGGAACCGCGCGCAGCGAAACCACCACGCCGTGCGATTCCACCTCGCTCATCCACGCCGCACGGCCCATCAAAACAACTGGAAGTGACTCGTCGACGTCGTGAGAATCGAGATGCGACGTGACCGCCTCGGCAAGCACCGAACCCATCAGCGTGTCGTCCACTCCGAGCCTGCGAAAATGCGACACCGCGTTCGGCGACATGTACAACACGTGCCCCGCGCCGTCGATATGCACTACGCCGTCGGACACGCGCGGCGTGCCGTGCCGGTAGCCGGTGGGCGAGCCCTCCACTGGGAACGCGCCCGAGCGAACCATCGTCAGGAGCTCGTTGGCGATATCCTCGTACGAAAGCTGCGCCTGCGAGGGCAGGCGGTCCGGTTGCGGCGCGCTCATGATCGCAAGAAGCGCGATCGGCTGTTCTGGAATACGGCACACCGGCACGATCACCACGCGCCTGTCCCCCAACTGCGTGTGAACCATCTTGTTACGAAGGTAGACGTCATCGAGATCATCGCTCGCCTCCTCCGAGGCCGGCATCCCCACCACGTCATACTCGTAAAGTGTGGCCGCGGTTGCCGGGCGAGTTTGCGCCGCAATCGTGTACTGGTTGCGATACGACACCAGCAGGAGCACGTCCGAGAACGTGAGATCTGCCAGTAGCTGCGAATCGCCGATGAGGCGGTGGAGCCAATCACGATCATCCTGGGTGAATTCCGGGATGCGTTCAAGAATCTTCGTTAAAGTAGGCACAAACTTAAGAATAGGCGAAATGCCTGAATAAGGAGTGAACTCATGGAGTTTTCGGCACGAGTCAAGTATGCGGGCACGCCCCAGGAGGTTGCGGGTTTGCTGGTGAGCCGCGAGCTGGCGCAGGCGCGTGCCGCGAAGGCAGGTATGGGCGAGTTTGAGTATGCCGTTGAGGACGGCGCCACGGTGGTGCGGGTGCGCGTTGGCGGGGAGGCATTGCCCGATTTTGCGCGCAAGTTCGCCAAGGGCGGGCTTTCTGGGCAGATACAGGCACGTTCCGAGGGGAACGTTGTGCGGCATCTGGTGAAAGTTGCGGGCATGCCGGTTTCGGCGCGCTTCGACGTAGTGTTGTCACCCGACGCCGGTGGCACGGTTGGCGAGGTGCGCGGCGAGGTGACAGTGTCGGTGCCGTTCGTGGGCAAGAAGATCGAGGAGAAGGCGGTGGTTCACGCACAACGGGCTGTGGAGGAAGATGCCGCGATCGTGAACTCGCTGCTGGGGTGAGTGTGTGAACTCGCTGCTGGGGTGAGTGTGTGAACTCGCTGCTGGGGTGAGTGTGTGAACTCGCTGCTGGGGTGAGTGTGTGAACTCGCTGCTGGGGTGAGTGTGTGAACGATGCCGCCCGCCGGATTCGGCGGGCGGCATCGTTCTTCCACATCGCAGGCCTGAGGAATAGACGCTGATTATTCCTTGAGTGAACTGCGCTCAACTTTTCTTGACATTTCAATTTCGTGGGCGCATGATCGATATCAGTTGAGGCGATGGGGATCCTCCCCGGAGCCTGTGGGAATATTGGAGGCTAAAAATGGCACGCATGAATGATCCGTTCCGCGAGATTGAGCGCATGATGACTGGCTCGCTTCGCACCGCTGGTTCAAACGTGATGGACCTGTACCGCTCGGGCGATGAGTTCGTGGCAGAGGTCGATCTTCCGGGAGCGGATCCGGAATCGATCGATCTGGATATTGACGATCGCACGCTCACGATCCGCGCGGATCGCAAGGCGAAGGATTCGGATGTGCAGTGGCTCGTTCGCGAGCGCGCAACCGGCACGTTCGCACGCCAGCTCTCGCTCGGCCGCGACGTGGACGTGGAGAAGATCTCCGCAAACTATGAGGGCGGAGTGCTCACGGTCCACATGCCGGTGGCCGAGGAATCGAAGCCGCGTAAGATCGCAGTGAATATGGGCGGCACCTCACAGGTGATCGAAGCCGAGTGATCTGATCGGTCAACTGATCCGATCAGGCAAGTCATTTGATCGGACAAGTGATTGGTTCGGCCAGGCGATCGCATTTCAGTGCGAGAGTGTGACCGACTCGTGGTGGCCGGGGCGGTGTTCCGCCCCGGCCACCACGTTATACACTGACGGCATGATCGATCGACAGTACGAGGATCTCCTCGAGGACGTTTTGGCAAACGGAGCGCTCAAAGGCGACCGCACAGGCACTGGCACTCGCTCGGTTTTTGGCCGCCAGCTGCGCTACGACCTAGCGAAAGGCTTTCCCCGTATCACCACCAAGTTCGTGGCCATGAAGGCCGTGAAGGGCGAACTACTGTGGTTCCTGCGCGGCGAGACGAACATCGCGTGGCTCAAGGAGCACGGAATCACAATCTGGGACGAGTGGGCGGATGCGAGCGGAGAACTCGGCCCCGTCTATGGCGCACAGTGGCGAAGCTGGCCCACGCCGTCGGGAGAACATATCGACCAGATCGCGAAAGTCATCGAGCAACTCCGCACCGATCCCGATTCGCGCCGGATTATCGTCTCCGCGTGGAATGTGGCCGAACTGGACAAAATGGCACTCGCCCCCTGCCACGCGTTCTTCCAGTTCTACGTGGCTGACGGCAAACTTTCCTGCCAGCTCTACCAGCGCAGCGCCGATCTGTTCCTCGGCGTTCCGTTCAACATCGCCTCCTACGCGTTGCTCACCCACATGGTCGCCCAGCAGACCGGGCTCGAAGTAGGCGACTTTGTGTGGACCGGGGGCGACTGCCACATCTACCTCAACCACGAGACACAGGTGCGCGAACAGCTCATCCGCGAGCCCTACCCCTTCCCGACCCTGCACCTGCGCAAGGCCGATTCGATTTTCGACTACCAGATGGACGACATCGACGCCTCC contains the following coding sequences:
- a CDS encoding IS30 family transposase produces the protein MTGSFETITWDQGSEMAQTPSFTIATGVKVFFADPHSPWQRPSNERLNRDIREYFPKGTNFATITDAQVQEAQDELNNRARVVLKGATPHETLAQQLNDALTA
- a CDS encoding thymidylate synthase; its protein translation is MIDRQYEDLLEDVLANGALKGDRTGTGTRSVFGRQLRYDLAKGFPRITTKFVAMKAVKGELLWFLRGETNIAWLKEHGITIWDEWADASGELGPVYGAQWRSWPTPSGEHIDQIAKVIEQLRTDPDSRRIIVSAWNVAELDKMALAPCHAFFQFYVADGKLSCQLYQRSADLFLGVPFNIASYALLTHMVAQQTGLEVGDFVWTGGDCHIYLNHETQVREQLIREPYPFPTLHLRKADSIFDYQMDDIDASDGYQHHPAISAPVAV
- a CDS encoding sensor histidine kinase, translating into MPTLTKILERIPEFTQDDRDWLHRLIGDSQLLADLTFSDVLLLVSYRNQYTIAAQTRPATAATLYEYDVVGMPASEEASDDLDDVYLRNKMVHTQLGDRRVVIVPVCRIPEQPIALLAIMSAPQPDRLPSQAQLSYEDIANELLTMVRSGAFPVEGSPTGYRHGTPRVSDGVVHIDGAGHVLYMSPNAVSHFRRLGVDDTLMGSVLAEAVTSHLDSHDVDESLPVVLMGRAAWMSEVESHGVVVSLRAVPLLYQGKRTGAVILCRDISELRRQERELMTKDATIREINHRVKNNLQTVSALLRLQGRRATNKETADALANAQRRVSTIALVHERLSETIDEVVDFDHLFVPLMRLIRDAAVTDVDVRTTFNGSFGRVRAEQATALAVVMNEVLSNAIEHGLSDGQADPTIEIDASRFGQELVVTVCDNGTGIGEKGPGSGLGTQIVRTMVKGELAGSIEWANRPEGGTEVRLAAELRP
- a CDS encoding Hsp20/alpha crystallin family protein is translated as MARMNDPFREIERMMTGSLRTAGSNVMDLYRSGDEFVAEVDLPGADPESIDLDIDDRTLTIRADRKAKDSDVQWLVRERATGTFARQLSLGRDVDVEKISANYEGGVLTVHMPVAEESKPRKIAVNMGGTSQVIEAE
- a CDS encoding DUF2505 domain-containing protein; protein product: MEFSARVKYAGTPQEVAGLLVSRELAQARAAKAGMGEFEYAVEDGATVVRVRVGGEALPDFARKFAKGGLSGQIQARSEGNVVRHLVKVAGMPVSARFDVVLSPDAGGTVGEVRGEVTVSVPFVGKKIEEKAVVHAQRAVEEDAAIVNSLLG